The following coding sequences are from one Candidatus Binataceae bacterium window:
- a CDS encoding sigma 54-interacting transcriptional regulator encodes MASIAVADNARVFLEEGVSQRVAPLLSALGVELTSAAEGQGATLRAEFIRGANAAHRLRLYRADVGDALEFDVPNACAAASAILSHALNLPSPLLTADEGMFAVLRAAVRTARTDSPIVLTGETGTGKELLVRLIHAASGRAGGMFSVNCAALNDSLGEHAASLAEDVAGDGMIGVDALFAAPDTTLFLDQVAELTHVSQTWVLHAIMRAADQAAGPTVRGGARLISATNRALEPLVAAGEFRRELYDRLGVLTIALPPLRERPPDILLLGAYFLRTAAADLSFTAGALKALTAYPFPGNVRELHNLVTRLAILPREAASRVIHASEVRAQLVAANTPASIWKASPFRTRCEMARQALAACKGDRAAAARKLGISMRALQRHAVANRGASQPRGR; translated from the coding sequence ATGGCGAGTATCGCGGTGGCCGATAACGCGCGAGTCTTCCTGGAAGAGGGAGTTTCCCAACGAGTGGCTCCGCTGCTTTCGGCGCTCGGCGTCGAGCTGACGAGCGCGGCCGAAGGCCAGGGCGCCACCTTGCGCGCAGAGTTTATCCGCGGCGCCAACGCTGCCCACCGCCTACGCCTGTATCGTGCGGACGTGGGCGATGCGCTTGAGTTCGACGTCCCCAACGCCTGCGCCGCCGCCAGCGCGATCCTTTCCCACGCGCTCAACCTGCCCTCGCCGTTGCTCACCGCCGACGAGGGTATGTTCGCCGTCCTGCGCGCCGCCGTCCGTACTGCGCGCACCGATTCGCCGATCGTGCTCACCGGCGAAACCGGTACTGGCAAGGAGCTGCTGGTGCGTTTGATCCACGCGGCGAGCGGGCGCGCGGGCGGGATGTTCTCGGTCAATTGCGCGGCGCTCAACGACAGCCTGGGCGAGCACGCGGCCAGCCTGGCGGAGGATGTCGCGGGCGACGGCATGATCGGCGTTGACGCGCTGTTTGCGGCCCCCGACACCACACTCTTCCTCGACCAGGTCGCGGAGCTTACGCACGTCTCGCAGACCTGGGTGCTGCACGCGATCATGCGCGCGGCGGACCAGGCGGCGGGGCCGACGGTGCGTGGGGGCGCGCGTCTTATCTCGGCAACCAACCGCGCGCTCGAGCCGCTGGTCGCCGCCGGCGAATTCCGCCGCGAGCTCTACGATCGATTGGGCGTACTGACGATCGCGCTGCCGCCACTGCGTGAACGTCCGCCCGATATTTTGCTGCTCGGGGCGTATTTCCTGCGCACGGCCGCCGCCGACTTGAGCTTCACTGCGGGCGCACTCAAGGCGCTGACCGCCTATCCGTTTCCGGGCAACGTGCGCGAGCTGCACAATCTGGTGACCCGCCTGGCGATCCTGCCGCGCGAGGCCGCCAGCCGCGTGATCCATGCTTCCGAGGTGCGCGCGCAGCTCGTCGCGGCCAACACGCCGGCCTCGATCTGGAAGGCCAGTCCGTTTCGGACCCGCTGCGAGATGGCGCGCCAGGCGCTGGCCGCGTGCAAGGGCGACCGCGCGGCCGCCGCCCGCAAGCTCGGAATCAGCATGCGCGCTCTACAACGACACGCCGTCGCAAATCGCGGCGCCTCGCAGCCGCGCGGCCGCTAG
- a CDS encoding DUF1329 domain-containing protein, with product MSRSLGTLLIALCVGAVAPSATALAQGGEAQTIPPGTVITKQNWRQYQQFFSDGEKYFWEGQGFWKMPDDVEIHVGQPHHFTLPPPFVEANEKYGGQTRLVKMPDGRFKLENYVAGFPFPNPSGPDIGTEIAANVTYRLQGEMFAVFADLYPDGQLPGGFFVKDRFGHWAATKVDALYRQLAYNWEPGKPRINPQAAGAWYTEWLMVEVPEQSKYTADLTIFFQDNLREEENYVFIPALRRSLRLSVSARCAPLFGSDMTHDDQRIGWNGGVGMFQAKLLGSQPLLTLQDMTKAAGRFPDEYDGMLGWPKPSWGDWEVRQVWKIDVGRIPSLSPGYCYGRRVMYIDRQYYQTQAEDLYDANHKLWKVVVIALTAKPIDHGEGGPQMGASAIWETYWDVQNEHVSYVTSMGANGDSFKVDYEIPKQYDNIPKYSTPGGLMQLMR from the coding sequence ATGTCACGCAGCCTGGGAACCTTGCTCATCGCTCTCTGCGTGGGAGCGGTGGCGCCGTCGGCAACCGCGCTGGCGCAAGGCGGGGAGGCGCAGACGATCCCGCCGGGCACGGTGATCACGAAGCAGAACTGGCGCCAGTACCAGCAATTCTTCTCGGACGGCGAGAAATATTTCTGGGAGGGACAGGGATTCTGGAAAATGCCGGACGACGTCGAAATTCATGTCGGCCAGCCGCATCATTTCACCCTGCCGCCGCCGTTCGTCGAAGCCAACGAGAAGTACGGCGGGCAAACGCGGCTGGTCAAGATGCCCGACGGCCGCTTCAAGCTGGAGAACTACGTGGCGGGATTCCCGTTTCCCAACCCCAGCGGGCCCGACATCGGAACTGAAATCGCGGCCAACGTGACGTATCGGCTGCAAGGCGAGATGTTCGCCGTCTTTGCCGACCTCTACCCGGACGGCCAGTTGCCCGGCGGCTTCTTCGTCAAGGATCGCTTCGGCCACTGGGCGGCAACGAAGGTTGATGCGCTTTATCGTCAGCTCGCCTACAACTGGGAGCCGGGCAAGCCGCGCATCAACCCGCAGGCCGCCGGCGCATGGTACACCGAATGGCTGATGGTCGAGGTCCCTGAGCAGTCGAAGTACACCGCCGACCTGACGATCTTCTTCCAGGACAATCTGCGCGAGGAGGAAAACTACGTATTCATCCCGGCGCTGCGCCGCTCGCTGCGGCTGTCAGTGTCGGCGCGCTGCGCGCCACTGTTCGGCAGCGATATGACGCACGACGATCAGCGAATCGGATGGAACGGCGGAGTCGGCATGTTTCAGGCCAAGCTGCTCGGTTCGCAGCCGCTGTTGACCTTGCAAGACATGACCAAGGCGGCGGGCAGGTTCCCCGACGAGTACGACGGGATGCTGGGATGGCCCAAGCCGTCGTGGGGCGATTGGGAGGTGCGCCAGGTATGGAAGATCGACGTCGGGCGCATCCCGTCGCTCTCCCCAGGCTACTGCTACGGTCGGCGCGTGATGTATATCGACAGGCAGTACTACCAGACCCAGGCCGAAGACCTCTACGACGCCAATCACAAGCTGTGGAAGGTCGTGGTGATCGCGCTGACCGCCAAACCGATCGACCACGGCGAGGGCGGGCCACAGATGGGCGCGTCGGCGATTTGGGAGACGTACTGGGACGTGCAGAACGAGCACGTCAGCTACGTCACCAGCATGGGCGCCAACGGCGACTCGTTCAAAGTCGATTACGAGATTCCCAAGCAGTACGACAACATCCCCAAGTACTCGACTCCGGGCGGTCTGATGCAGCTGATGCGCTAG
- a CDS encoding acyl-CoA dehydrogenase family protein, with protein sequence MDFNYSPEDEAFRAEFRAWLENNKQYAIPLREPLADEAEGQWEANVRWHRRLNEGGWIGISWPREYGGRGASLLQTIIYEQELERIGSAAPYTGFGIPLLGPTLIHWGSEEQKRRFLPKILTAEEIWCQGYSEPNSGSDLASLQTRAVEDGDYFVVNGSKIWTSSAHHADWIFLLTRTDPEAPKHRGISYLLVDMKTPGITVRPLVQMTGARGFNQVFFEDVRVPRANIVGQKNQGWQVAITTLMFERSGGHDRGLRKQVRELTELARRVRRNGRSAWEESSVRQKIAQFAMETEAIKYTGFRQLTRQLKGLPPGPEGSMMKLCATELGLRIAMFAMELLGPYSQLEHHADFALDQGVWSQRMLAARGPTIYAGTNQIQHNIIGERVLGLPKG encoded by the coding sequence ATGGATTTCAACTACAGTCCCGAGGACGAGGCGTTCCGCGCGGAATTCCGCGCCTGGCTGGAGAACAACAAGCAGTACGCCATCCCGCTGCGCGAGCCGCTGGCCGACGAGGCCGAAGGCCAATGGGAGGCCAACGTGCGCTGGCACCGCAGGCTCAACGAGGGCGGCTGGATCGGAATCAGCTGGCCCAGGGAGTACGGCGGACGCGGCGCAAGCCTGCTCCAGACGATCATCTACGAGCAGGAGCTCGAACGCATCGGATCGGCGGCGCCCTACACTGGCTTCGGCATCCCGCTGCTCGGCCCCACGCTCATCCACTGGGGCAGCGAGGAACAGAAGAGGCGCTTTTTGCCGAAGATCCTCACCGCCGAGGAGATCTGGTGCCAGGGCTACTCGGAGCCCAACTCGGGCTCGGACCTCGCCTCGCTTCAGACCCGCGCGGTCGAGGACGGCGACTACTTCGTCGTCAACGGCTCGAAGATCTGGACCTCCTCGGCGCATCACGCCGACTGGATCTTCTTACTTACCCGCACCGACCCCGAGGCGCCCAAGCACAGGGGCATCAGCTACCTGCTGGTGGACATGAAGACGCCCGGGATCACAGTACGCCCGCTGGTCCAGATGACGGGCGCGCGCGGTTTCAATCAGGTCTTCTTCGAGGACGTGCGGGTGCCGCGCGCCAACATCGTCGGGCAGAAGAACCAGGGATGGCAGGTTGCGATTACGACGCTGATGTTTGAACGCTCGGGCGGCCATGACCGCGGGCTGCGCAAGCAAGTGCGCGAGCTGACCGAGCTTGCGCGGCGCGTCCGGCGCAACGGGCGCAGCGCATGGGAGGAAAGCAGCGTGCGCCAGAAAATCGCGCAGTTCGCGATGGAGACCGAGGCGATCAAGTACACCGGCTTCCGCCAGCTCACGCGCCAGCTCAAGGGGCTGCCGCCGGGGCCCGAGGGTTCGATGATGAAGCTGTGCGCGACCGAGCTCGGGCTGCGGATCGCGATGTTCGCGATGGAACTGCTGGGGCCGTACAGCCAGCTCGAGCATCACGCCGACTTCGCGCTCGACCAGGGTGTCTGGTCGCAGCGGATGCTGGCGGCGCGCGGGCCAACGATCTACGCCGGCACCAACCAGATCCAGCACAACATCATCGGCGAGCGCGTGCTCGGCCTACCCAAGGGTTAG
- a CDS encoding acyl-CoA dehydrogenase family protein, translating into MDFNYSAGDEAFRSEFRAWLERNAPKDARFALEMLATEDDQDWPQKIAWCKKLAAGGWLGIDWPKEYGGRGASVLQTIIYHEELQRVGAPLPFIGSGLSLIGPTLMHWGTEEQKRRFIPKILSVEEIWCQGYSEPNAGSDLASLQTRAVEDGDDFVVNGQKVWTSGAQHSDWCFLLVRTDPDAPKHRGISYLLVDMRSPGITVRPLVQMTGARGFNEVFFEDVRVPRKNIVGEKNQGWQVAITTLMFERNLSRNTEVQLRELASLARRIERDGRSAWEDSSVRQKIAAMECEAQAIKYTWYRQLTRRLRGLPPGPEGSILKLCSTELNMRLQLFAAELLGPYSQFEYGAPFALDNGCWSFRLLSARSGTIAAGTNQIQHNIIGERILGLPKG; encoded by the coding sequence ATGGACTTCAACTACAGTGCCGGGGACGAGGCCTTCCGCTCCGAGTTCCGCGCCTGGCTGGAGCGCAACGCGCCCAAAGACGCCCGCTTCGCGCTCGAGATGCTGGCGACCGAAGACGACCAGGATTGGCCCCAGAAGATCGCCTGGTGCAAGAAGCTCGCCGCGGGCGGATGGCTCGGCATCGACTGGCCCAAGGAGTATGGCGGACGCGGCGCGAGCGTCCTGCAAACCATCATCTATCACGAGGAGCTCCAGCGCGTCGGCGCGCCGCTGCCGTTTATCGGCTCGGGACTCAGCCTTATCGGGCCGACCCTGATGCACTGGGGCACCGAGGAGCAGAAGCGCCGTTTCATTCCAAAGATTCTCAGCGTCGAGGAGATCTGGTGCCAGGGCTACTCCGAGCCCAACGCCGGCAGCGACCTCGCCTCGCTTCAGACCCGCGCGGTCGAGGACGGCGACGACTTCGTGGTCAACGGGCAGAAGGTATGGACCTCGGGCGCGCAACACTCGGACTGGTGCTTTTTGCTGGTGCGCACCGACCCCGACGCGCCCAAGCATCGCGGAATAAGCTACCTGCTGGTCGATATGCGCAGCCCCGGCATCACCGTGCGCCCGCTGGTCCAGATGACCGGCGCACGCGGCTTCAACGAGGTCTTCTTCGAGGACGTACGGGTCCCCAGAAAGAATATCGTCGGCGAGAAGAACCAGGGATGGCAGGTCGCGATCACGACGCTGATGTTCGAGCGCAACCTAAGCCGCAACACCGAGGTTCAGTTGCGCGAGCTGGCAAGCCTCGCGCGGCGGATTGAACGCGACGGGCGCAGCGCATGGGAGGACAGCAGCGTGCGGCAGAAGATCGCGGCGATGGAGTGCGAGGCGCAGGCGATCAAATACACCTGGTACCGCCAGCTCACGCGCCGGCTGCGGGGCCTGCCGCCGGGGCCCGAGGGCTCGATCCTCAAGCTGTGCAGCACCGAGCTCAACATGCGCCTGCAGCTCTTCGCGGCCGAGCTGCTCGGCCCCTACAGCCAGTTCGAGTACGGCGCGCCGTTCGCACTCGATAACGGATGCTGGTCGTTCCGGCTGCTCTCGGCGCGCTCGGGCACGATCGCCGCCGGCACCAACCAGATCCAGCACAACATCATCGGCGAGCGCATCCTGGGCCTGCCCAAGGGCTAG
- the gloA gene encoding lactoylglutathione lyase yields the protein MKITLDLPADVFDADFPEDAFAARVRERAILELVGMHRLHEHEAARMLGLQRWELVERMEAAGISPTEKVFDEIRGALGRALAARGAAAGEGRIAMRLLHTMIRVNNLDETLKFYCDALGMKLLRRKDYPEGRFTLAFVGYGGEDDSTVIELTHNWDINSYEQGNAFGHLAIGVADIYKTCEELRRKGVKITREPGPMKFGGGPIAFIEDPNGYKIELIERT from the coding sequence GTGAAAATCACGCTCGATCTGCCCGCCGACGTCTTCGACGCCGACTTTCCCGAAGACGCCTTCGCCGCCCGCGTGCGCGAACGCGCGATCCTCGAGCTGGTCGGCATGCATCGCCTGCACGAGCACGAAGCGGCGCGGATGTTGGGGCTGCAGCGCTGGGAGCTGGTCGAGCGGATGGAGGCGGCAGGAATCAGCCCCACCGAGAAGGTCTTCGACGAAATCCGCGGCGCGCTCGGCCGCGCGCTCGCCGCGCGCGGCGCGGCCGCCGGCGAAGGGAGAATTGCGATGCGGCTTCTGCACACGATGATCCGGGTCAACAACCTTGACGAGACGCTGAAATTCTACTGCGACGCGCTGGGGATGAAGCTCTTGCGCCGCAAGGACTATCCCGAAGGCCGCTTCACACTCGCCTTCGTCGGTTACGGCGGCGAGGATGACAGCACGGTCATCGAGCTGACCCACAACTGGGACATCAACAGCTACGAGCAGGGCAACGCGTTTGGCCATCTCGCGATCGGCGTCGCCGACATCTACAAGACCTGCGAGGAACTGCGCCGCAAAGGGGTCAAGATCACGCGTGAGCCGGGCCCGATGAAGTTCGGCGGCGGCCCGATCGCGTTCATCGAGGATCCCAACGGCTACAAGATTGAATTGATCGAGCGCACGTAA